GTGTTCTGTGCAACTTCCTGGTGGGTAGTGAGCGCACGCCTGAGGGCTTTCTTGTTCTTTTTCCTGAAGCACTACTCTCATGAGGAGATGTGCCGCCGCGTCGGACAGGAGGTCATCCGCGGTACGTTTCCTTTGCTTGGGGGAGGCGTATTGGGGTTTGGAGCCTGCGCATACCTGTTTGGGATTTCTACAATTATTCGTCCTGTCGTTCTTGCCATCCTCGCCCTCATCATTGGAGCCACCCTTGCCTACGGCCGGGGAATGGACCGTGTACATGGGTATCGAAGAAAGGAGGAGCAGCGCTCCTTCACGACGCTTCCATGAGAAGATCGTCCCTCGCCACCCGTCTGGGTGGCATTCGCGTTGTAAAGGTCTGTTGCGAGTGTTCACAATAAGGAGTACTATTTTTCAAGGTAGGCGATCCTCGCCCACCGTCCACCACGGAGTTCCCATGACCCGTTCACGTTCCTCCCCCCTCATCTGCCAGTCGACCGGACGCCGCCCGAATGCCCTCCTGCTGCCGCGTGCCCCGACGATCACCACCGGCGACATCACCACCGGCGGCTGACGACGCAGAGACCCACTTCCCCGGGAAGTGGGTAGAGAGATCGAGGAGTCCGGTTGTCGGTCGGGTCGTGCCATTATCTTCCGGTGGCCGGGCTCCTCACTCTCATAGAGCGCACTGCGCTCTATTCTTCTTCATCTTTTTGTGCTTACCTCTCGCCACCAAGTGACGAGGGTGCCCTCTTTGACGCCCCGCCCTCCTCGTGATAGTGTCCCCACATAACTTAGACGTTCGCCTGGGATAGGGGACCTGCGTCCCCCTGTCTCGGACGATCGCATGAAATACGTATGCTTACCCCACGCAAAAAGCAGAACATCATTACGAAGTTCCGCACGCATGCCAGCGACACCGGGTCGCCGCAGGTGCAAATCGCGCTTCTCACAAGTGAGATCGCGGACTTGACGGAGCACCTTCGTTCGCACAAGAAGGACCACTCCTCGCGCCGCGGCCTCATTAAAAAAGTGAACGAGCGCCGCCGCCTCATGAAGTATCTGGAACGAGAAGATGCCCCCGGCTACGAGAAGCTCATGAAGGCGCTTGAGTTATCAAGCTAATTCCTTTCGCGCGTCTTGTGCGCGCGGAAATTGTCTCTGCGGCCCCCTTTTGGCCGCCCGTATGATCCAATATCCTTCCGAGCGTGTCGCTGTTTTCATCGACACGCAAAACATGTATTACTCCGCTCGCAATATCTTCGGGCAAAAAGTGAATTTCGGGAATATCGTAAGTGCCGTGGTTGGGGACCGACAAATTCTGCGCGCTACCGCCTATGTCGTCTCTACAAAGACGGGGGAGGAGGGGGCCTTTTTCGAGGCGCTGCAAAAATCTGGCATTGATACAAAAGAAAAACAACTTGCAGAATACTTTTCTGGAATTAAAAAAGCCGACTGGGACGTAGGCATCACGGTAGATGCTATTGCCATCCTCGATATGGTAGATGTCATCGTTCTTGTGTCGGGCGACGGAGATTTCATCCCCCTTGCTCGCTATGTGCAGTCGCGTGGGCGCCGTTTCGAAGTCGCCGCCTTCCGCGAGACGACATCCTCCCAACTGGTCGAGGTTGTAGATCGCTACGTAAACCTCTCGGAAGATAAACGGAAATTTTTGATTGGAAAGTCCCGAAAACCTGCGCAAAAAATGACACGCGGGGGTGAGGCCCTTGTCGAAATGGACCAAGCTGATAATCTACCGGCAGACATGCCCTCAAATCCTCGAGTGGTCCGTCCGAGGCGTGTTTCCTTCTAATTTACTCCTTAATTTGTTGCCGTTGGTGCAGGATGAAGAGATCCCTAAGGGTCTTTGATCTTGCACGAACGGACGTCTTCGTATGCAGACACAGCGTTTTGAGATTGAGTGGGGCGGGAGACCGCTCGTGATTGAGACAGGAAAATTCGCCCTCGCCGCAAGCGGGGCATGCACCGTGAAGTACGGCGAGACGATTGTTCTTGCCACCGCCGTAATGAGTGAAAAGCCGCGAGAAGGAATGGACTTTTTCCCTCTCACCGTCGACTTTGAGGAAAAACTTTACGCCGCCGGGCGTATTAAGGGTTCGCGCTTCATCAAAAAAGAAGGCCGCCCAACGGACGAAGCTATTTTGGTCGGTCGTTACATTGATCGAGCCGTTCGTCCGCTCTTCGACGACCGTCTGCGCCACGAGATACAGGTCATCGTGACGGTTCTTTCATTTGATGGAGAGAACGACCCGGATGTGATTGGTCTTATCGCCGCTTCGTGCGCACTTCACATGAGTAACATCCCCTGGAACGGGCCACTCGCGAACATTCGCGTGGGAAAAGTCGGCGACGAATGGGTCATCAATCCCACATACGCCGCGCGTGAAAAGTCCGTTCTGGATTTGGCGTTCGCCGGTACTGAAGACAAGGTTCTGATGGTTGAGGCGGGAGCAAAGGAAGTATCGGAAGATGTTGTTCTTGACGCGTTTGCGTTTGGGACAAAGCATCTGCGCAAAGTGCTCGGCCTCCTTGAAGAGGTCCGAGCGAAAGTCGGAAAAGAAAAAACTAATCCTCTCGCCCTTCTCTCGGAAGAAGAGCAAAAGCGTGAGGCGCGAAAGTCGGAGGTGGCAGCCCTGGCAAAACCAATCATCTGCAGCGACATCCAAAAATATTTTTTCGCCGAGCCGCAGGCAAGCAAGTCTGACCGCCGCGTGGCAAAGGAACAGATCAAGAAAAACGTCGCTCTGGCCCTTACGGAAGCAGGTGTCGCCGCTGAAGAGATCGGGTACGGAACATCCATGATAGGAGAGATTTTGGAAAGCGAGGTAAGCCGCTTGATTATCGAAGAGGGCCGGCGCGTGGACGGTCGCGAGCTCGATGATATTCGCCCACTGGCTTCGGAAGTCGCTCTTTTTGAGCGCACACATGGTTCCGGACACTTCATGCGCGGCGAAACACAGGTACTTTCCGTCGTCACGTTGGGCGCCCCCGGGGACGAACAAACGCTCGACGGTATGGAAACGGTCGGCACGAAGCGGTACATGCACCACTACAACTTCCCTCCCTATTCCGTGGGAGAAGTGAAGCCTTTGCGCGGCCCGGGCCGGCGCGAGATCGGCCACGGCGCCCTGGCAGAAAAAGCGCTTATGCCCGTTCTTCCAGAGAAAGAAGCCTTCCCCTACACCATCCGCGTCGTCTCGGAAGTTCTCACCTCAAACGGATCGAGTTCGATGGGTTCCACTTGTGGATCAAGTCTTGCTCTCATGGACGCAGGCGTGCCTATTTCTTCTCATGTTGCCGGCATTGCTATGGGTCTTGCCACTCTCCCCGACGGGCGGTGGAAAGTCATTACCGATCTCCAAGATTTGGAAGACGGGGATGGGGGAATGGACTTTAAGATCGCGGGAACACAACAGGGCATTACCGCCATTCAAATGGACACAAAAACCGACGGACTTACCGCCGAGATCGTGAAGGAAACAGTCACGCGCGCAAAGTCCGCCCGGCTTCGTGTCCTGGACGTGATGGAAAAAGCCATTCCGTCACCGCGTCCAGACCTCTCTCCTTATGCGCCACGCATCATAAGCCTTCGCATCAATCCTGAACTTATCGGTTTGGTTATTGGCCCCGGGGGAAAGACCATCAACGAAATTATCAAGGTCACTGGCGTACAAGCTATTGATATTGAGGACGACGGTCTTGTGATGATTACTTCCATGAACGCGGACGCTGCACAGAAAGCGCACGAGTGGGTGCAAAACCTCACACGAGAAATTGTACGTGGAGAACAGTTCCAGGGAAAAGTTACGCGCATCATGGACTTCGGCGCCATTGTGGAGTTTCTCCCCGGCAAAGACGGCATGGTACACGTGAGTGAGCTCGCGCCGTGGCGCGTGGAAAAAGTGGGCGACATCGTGAAGCTCGGCGATGAGGTGACGGTAAAGGTTCTCGACGTTGACAAAGACGCTGGACGTATTAGTCTGTCTATGAAGCAGGCAGAAGGAAACGACTATAGCAAGTTTCCGCGCCCGGCTCCGCGATCAGAAGGAGAGCGTCGGCCATCCGCAAGACACGATGCCGGACGCTCCTCCCGCCCGCCGCGCCCATAACAGCCATGCCCGAACGATTAAACATCCCCCTTTACCACTCGACAGCTCGCCCGCAAAGGCGAGCTGTTTGGCACATAGCCCTCACGCTTCTTACCCTCCTTCTTCTGCTTGGCATCGTGCGCTTCTTCTCTATTAAAGACCCCTTCCGGGGCATGGTCCCCGAGCAGGCACAAGGCGTCGTCGTGCTCTACCCCAATAGGACACAGTGGAGCACGATCCTTTCCGCCGTAGGCAGCACCCCCCTTATCCGCGGAGGACTCACACTCCGCGATATTGGCCCTCATATTCACGGAAACCTTGCACTCTTTTTTCTTCCAGATAACGAGCGCGTACTCCTTTTTGAGGGACGACTCCCGGATGAAGATGCAGAGAAACTCCGTGGAGCGGGGTTTTCTGTGAAGGAACCGCGAGAGGGGATCTACGCTATATCAAGCACGGATGATCTTGTCCTTAAGCCCGCAGACATGC
This genomic stretch from Candidatus Uhrbacteria bacterium harbors:
- a CDS encoding polyribonucleotide nucleotidyltransferase; this encodes MQTQRFEIEWGGRPLVIETGKFALAASGACTVKYGETIVLATAVMSEKPREGMDFFPLTVDFEEKLYAAGRIKGSRFIKKEGRPTDEAILVGRYIDRAVRPLFDDRLRHEIQVIVTVLSFDGENDPDVIGLIAASCALHMSNIPWNGPLANIRVGKVGDEWVINPTYAAREKSVLDLAFAGTEDKVLMVEAGAKEVSEDVVLDAFAFGTKHLRKVLGLLEEVRAKVGKEKTNPLALLSEEEQKREARKSEVAALAKPIICSDIQKYFFAEPQASKSDRRVAKEQIKKNVALALTEAGVAAEEIGYGTSMIGEILESEVSRLIIEEGRRVDGRELDDIRPLASEVALFERTHGSGHFMRGETQVLSVVTLGAPGDEQTLDGMETVGTKRYMHHYNFPPYSVGEVKPLRGPGRREIGHGALAEKALMPVLPEKEAFPYTIRVVSEVLTSNGSSSMGSTCGSSLALMDAGVPISSHVAGIAMGLATLPDGRWKVITDLQDLEDGDGGMDFKIAGTQQGITAIQMDTKTDGLTAEIVKETVTRAKSARLRVLDVMEKAIPSPRPDLSPYAPRIISLRINPELIGLVIGPGGKTINEIIKVTGVQAIDIEDDGLVMITSMNADAAQKAHEWVQNLTREIVRGEQFQGKVTRIMDFGAIVEFLPGKDGMVHVSELAPWRVEKVGDIVKLGDEVTVKVLDVDKDAGRISLSMKQAEGNDYSKFPRPAPRSEGERRPSARHDAGRSSRPPRP
- a CDS encoding NYN domain-containing protein produces the protein MIQYPSERVAVFIDTQNMYYSARNIFGQKVNFGNIVSAVVGDRQILRATAYVVSTKTGEEGAFFEALQKSGIDTKEKQLAEYFSGIKKADWDVGITVDAIAILDMVDVIVLVSGDGDFIPLARYVQSRGRRFEVAAFRETTSSQLVEVVDRYVNLSEDKRKFLIGKSRKPAQKMTRGGEALVEMDQADNLPADMPSNPRVVRPRRVSF
- the rpsO gene encoding 30S ribosomal protein S15, whose amino-acid sequence is MLTPRKKQNIITKFRTHASDTGSPQVQIALLTSEIADLTEHLRSHKKDHSSRRGLIKKVNERRRLMKYLEREDAPGYEKLMKALELSS